Proteins encoded together in one Mus musculus strain C57BL/6J chromosome 16, GRCm38.p6 C57BL/6J window:
- the Mefv gene encoding pyrin isoform X3 produces MAKTLGDHLLNTLEELLPYDFEKFKFKLQNTSLEKGHSKIPRGHMQMARPVKLASLLITYYGEEYAVRLTLQILRATNQRQLAEELRKATGTEHLIEENRVGGSVQSSVENKAKSVKVPDVPEGDGTQQNNDESDTLPSSQAEVGKGPQKKSLTKRKDQRGPESLDSQTKPWTRSTAPLYRRTQGTQSPGDKESTASAQLRRNVSSAGRLQGLYNNAPGRRESKKAEVYVYLPSGKKRPRSLEITTYSREGEPPNSEVLPTQEETRNGSLIRMRTATLNGRTTGALEKGTGIPEHSMVLDEKTFRNMSSKTSLIGEERCPTSWTENGNGSPETTESSGETAGSILSDPEVPLSLCEKPAKTPEDPASLGQAACEGTLLQVSRKCDAGPEKCTFTHLALQVASNFGRSQDKAVCPLCHTQEGDLRGDTCVQSSCSCSIAPGDPKASGRCSICFQCQGLLARKSCEAQSPQSLPQCPRHMKQVLLLFCEDHREPICLICRLSLEHQGHRVRPIEEAALEYKEQIREQLERLREMRGYVEEHRLQGDKKTDDFLKQTEIQKQKISCPLEKLYQLLEKQEQLFVTWLQELSQTISKVRETYYTRVSLLDEMIEELEAKQDQPEWDLMQDIGITLHRAKMMSASELLDTPPGVKEKLHLLYQKSKSVEKNMQCFSEMLSSEMAFSASDVAKWEGRQPSATQVQGLVPTVHLKCDGAHTQDCDVVFYPEREAGGSEPKDYLHPQPAQDTPELHEIHSRNNKRKFKSFLKWKPSFLP; encoded by the exons ATGGCCAAGACCCTTGGTGATCATCTGCTAAACACCCTGGAGGAGCTGCTGCCCTATGACTTTGAGAAGTTCAAGTTTAAGCTACAGAACACCAGCCTGGAGAAGGGCCACTCTAAGATCCCCCGGGGCCATATGCAGATGGCCAGGCCAGTAAAGCTGGCCAGCCTTCTGATAACCTACTACGGGGAGGAGTATGCTGTAAGGCTGACCCTGCAGATCCTGCGGGCCACCAACCAGCGCCAACTAGCAGAGGAGCTTCGCAAAGCCACAGGCACAG AACATTTAATTGAAGAAAATAGAGTTGGTGGTTCTGTCCAGTCTTCTGTAGAGAATAAAGCCAAGAGTGTGAAGGTACCAGATGTCCCTGAAGGTGATGGGACACAGCAAAACAATGATGAATCAGACACCCTTCCATCCAGCCAGGCTGAAGTGGGGAAGGGACCCCAGAAGAAGTCACTGACCAAAAGGAAGGATCAGAGGGGCCCCGAGAGCCTGGACTCACAGACCAAGCCATGGACAAGGAGCACAGCGCCTCTCTATAGGAGAACCCAGGGCACCCAGTCCCCAGGGGATAAGGAGAGCACAGCAAGTGCCCAGCTCCGCAGGAATGTCAGCTCTGCAGGGAGGCTTCAAGGACTTTACAACAATGCCCCagggaggagagaaagcaagaaagccgAAGTGTATGTATATTTGCCTTCAGGAAAGAAGCGACCCAGGAGTCTTGAAATTACCACTTATTCAAGAGAAGGAGAACCCCCAAATTCAGAAGTTCTTCCAACTcaagaggaaacaagaaatgGGAGTCTCATTCGCATGAGAACAGCTACTCTGAATGGAAGGACTACGGGGGCTTTAGAAAAGGGCACAGGGATTCCAGAGCATTCCATGGTGCTGGATGAAAAAACATTCAGAAACATGTCTTCCAAAACATCGTTGATTGGGGAGGAGAGATGCCCTACATCATGGACGGAAAATGGAAATGGGAGTCCAGAAACCACAGAGTCCTCGGGAGAGACGGCTGGCAGCATACTCTCTGATCCAGAAGTGCCTTTGTCACTATGTGAAAAACCAGCTAAAACTCCAGAAGACCCAGCATCCTTAGGACAGGCCGCTTGTGAAGGTACCCTCCTTCAGGTCTCAAGAAAATGTGATGCAGGCCCAGAAAAATGCACATTTACACATCTTGCACTACAGGTTGCATCAAATTTCG GAAGGTCACAGGACAAGGCTGTGTGCCCTCTTTGCCACACCCAGGAAGGAGACCTGCGTGGTGATACCTGTGTGCAAAGTTCCTGTAGCTGCTCCATTGCTCCTGGGGATCCCAAGGCCTCCGGCAGATGCTCCATATGCTTTCAGTGCCAAGGCTTACTTGCCAGAAAGAGCTGCGAAGCCCAGAGCCCCCAGTCCCTACCACAGTGCCCTCGTCACATGAAGCAGGTGCTGCTGCTTTTCTGTGAGGACCACAGGGAGCCCATCTGCCTCATCTGCAGGCTGAGCCTGGAGCATCAAGGACATCGAGTGCGCCCCATAGAGGAGGCTGCACTAGAGTACAAG GAGCAGATCCGGGAGCAGCTGGAGCGCCTGCGGGAGATGAGGGGATATGTGGAGGAGCACAGGCTACAGGGAGACAAGAAAACAGACGATTTCCTG aaacaaacagaaatccaGAAGCAGAAGATTTCATGTCCACTTGAGAAGCTATACCAACTCCTGGAGAAGCAAGAACAACTCTTTGTGACCTGGCTACAGGAGCTAAGCCAGACCATCAGCAAGGTCAGAGAGACATACTACACCCGGGTTTCCCTACTGGATGAGATGATTGAAGAACTAGAGGCCAAGCAAGACCAGCCAGAGTGGGACCTCATGCAG GACATTGGAATCACCTTGCACAG GGCTAAGATGATGTCTGCCTCTGAGCTGTTGGACACTCCTCCAGGTGTTAAAGAAAAGCTTCATCTGCTCTACCAGAAGTCAAAGTCTGTGGAGAAGAATATGCAGTGTTTCTCAG aAATGCTGAGCTCTGAAATGGCATTCAGCGCTTCAGATGTAGCAAAATGGGAAGGGCGCCAGCCTAGCGCCACACAGGTCCAGGGCTTGGTTCCCACCGTTCACCTAaagtgtgatggtgcacacacacaggactgtGATGTAGTATTTTACCCAGAACGGGAAGCTGGAGGATCAGAACCTAAAGAttaccttcatcctcagccagctCAAGACacacctgagctacatgagatccaTTCTcggaacaacaaaagaaaatttaaatcttTCCTGAAATGGAAACCTTCATTC TTACCGTGA
- the Mefv gene encoding pyrin isoform 2 (isoform 2 is encoded by transcript variant 2) has protein sequence MAKTLGDHLLNTLEELLPYDFEKFKFKLQNTSLEKGHSKIPRGHMQMARPVKLASLLITYYGEEYAVRLTLQILRATNQRQLAEELRKATGTEHLIEENRVGGSVQSSVENKAKSVKVPDVPEGDGTQQNNDESDTLPSSQAEVGKGPQKKSLTKRKDQRGPESLDSQTKPWTRSTAPLYRRTQGTQSPGDKESTASAQLRRNVSSAGRLQGLYNNAPGRRESKKAEVYVYLPSGKKRPRSLEITTYSREGEPPNSEVLPTQEETRNGSLIRMRTATLNGRTTGALEKGTGIPEHSMVLDEKTFRNMSSKTSLIGEERCPTSWTENGNGSPETTESSGETAGSILSDPEVPLSLCEKPAKTPEDPASLGQAACEGRSQDKAVCPLCHTQEGDLRGDTCVQSSCSCSIAPGDPKASGRCSICFQCQGLLARKSCEAQSPQSLPQCPRHMKQVLLLFCEDHREPICLICRLSLEHQGHRVRPIEEAALEYKEQIREQLERLREMRGYVEEHRLQGDKKTDDFLKQTEIQKQKISCPLEKLYQLLEKQEQLFVTWLQELSQTISKVRETYYTRVSLLDEMIEELEAKQDQPEWDLMQDIGITLHRAKMMSASELLDTPPGVKEKLHLLYQKSKSVEKNMQCFSEMLSSEMAFSASDVAKWEGRQPSATQVQGLVPTVHLKCDGAHTQDCDVVFYPEREAGGSEPKDYLHPQPAQDTPELHEIHSRNNKRKFKSFLKWKPSFLP, from the exons ATGGCCAAGACCCTTGGTGATCATCTGCTAAACACCCTGGAGGAGCTGCTGCCCTATGACTTTGAGAAGTTCAAGTTTAAGCTACAGAACACCAGCCTGGAGAAGGGCCACTCTAAGATCCCCCGGGGCCATATGCAGATGGCCAGGCCAGTAAAGCTGGCCAGCCTTCTGATAACCTACTACGGGGAGGAGTATGCTGTAAGGCTGACCCTGCAGATCCTGCGGGCCACCAACCAGCGCCAACTAGCAGAGGAGCTTCGCAAAGCCACAGGCACAG AACATTTAATTGAAGAAAATAGAGTTGGTGGTTCTGTCCAGTCTTCTGTAGAGAATAAAGCCAAGAGTGTGAAGGTACCAGATGTCCCTGAAGGTGATGGGACACAGCAAAACAATGATGAATCAGACACCCTTCCATCCAGCCAGGCTGAAGTGGGGAAGGGACCCCAGAAGAAGTCACTGACCAAAAGGAAGGATCAGAGGGGCCCCGAGAGCCTGGACTCACAGACCAAGCCATGGACAAGGAGCACAGCGCCTCTCTATAGGAGAACCCAGGGCACCCAGTCCCCAGGGGATAAGGAGAGCACAGCAAGTGCCCAGCTCCGCAGGAATGTCAGCTCTGCAGGGAGGCTTCAAGGACTTTACAACAATGCCCCagggaggagagaaagcaagaaagccgAAGTGTATGTATATTTGCCTTCAGGAAAGAAGCGACCCAGGAGTCTTGAAATTACCACTTATTCAAGAGAAGGAGAACCCCCAAATTCAGAAGTTCTTCCAACTcaagaggaaacaagaaatgGGAGTCTCATTCGCATGAGAACAGCTACTCTGAATGGAAGGACTACGGGGGCTTTAGAAAAGGGCACAGGGATTCCAGAGCATTCCATGGTGCTGGATGAAAAAACATTCAGAAACATGTCTTCCAAAACATCGTTGATTGGGGAGGAGAGATGCCCTACATCATGGACGGAAAATGGAAATGGGAGTCCAGAAACCACAGAGTCCTCGGGAGAGACGGCTGGCAGCATACTCTCTGATCCAGAAGTGCCTTTGTCACTATGTGAAAAACCAGCTAAAACTCCAGAAGACCCAGCATCCTTAGGACAGGCCGCTTGTGAAG GAAGGTCACAGGACAAGGCTGTGTGCCCTCTTTGCCACACCCAGGAAGGAGACCTGCGTGGTGATACCTGTGTGCAAAGTTCCTGTAGCTGCTCCATTGCTCCTGGGGATCCCAAGGCCTCCGGCAGATGCTCCATATGCTTTCAGTGCCAAGGCTTACTTGCCAGAAAGAGCTGCGAAGCCCAGAGCCCCCAGTCCCTACCACAGTGCCCTCGTCACATGAAGCAGGTGCTGCTGCTTTTCTGTGAGGACCACAGGGAGCCCATCTGCCTCATCTGCAGGCTGAGCCTGGAGCATCAAGGACATCGAGTGCGCCCCATAGAGGAGGCTGCACTAGAGTACAAG GAGCAGATCCGGGAGCAGCTGGAGCGCCTGCGGGAGATGAGGGGATATGTGGAGGAGCACAGGCTACAGGGAGACAAGAAAACAGACGATTTCCTG aaacaaacagaaatccaGAAGCAGAAGATTTCATGTCCACTTGAGAAGCTATACCAACTCCTGGAGAAGCAAGAACAACTCTTTGTGACCTGGCTACAGGAGCTAAGCCAGACCATCAGCAAGGTCAGAGAGACATACTACACCCGGGTTTCCCTACTGGATGAGATGATTGAAGAACTAGAGGCCAAGCAAGACCAGCCAGAGTGGGACCTCATGCAG GACATTGGAATCACCTTGCACAG GGCTAAGATGATGTCTGCCTCTGAGCTGTTGGACACTCCTCCAGGTGTTAAAGAAAAGCTTCATCTGCTCTACCAGAAGTCAAAGTCTGTGGAGAAGAATATGCAGTGTTTCTCAG aAATGCTGAGCTCTGAAATGGCATTCAGCGCTTCAGATGTAGCAAAATGGGAAGGGCGCCAGCCTAGCGCCACACAGGTCCAGGGCTTGGTTCCCACCGTTCACCTAaagtgtgatggtgcacacacacaggactgtGATGTAGTATTTTACCCAGAACGGGAAGCTGGAGGATCAGAACCTAAAGAttaccttcatcctcagccagctCAAGACacacctgagctacatgagatccaTTCTcggaacaacaaaagaaaatttaaatcttTCCTGAAATGGAAACCTTCATTC TTACCGTGA